Proteins from one Pseudomonas grandcourensis genomic window:
- the folM gene encoding dihydromonapterin reductase gives MTYSAAPVLITGAGQRVGLHCARRLLEDGHRVIFSYRSERPGVQALRDLGATAVFADFASETGILAFISELKTHTDCLRAIVHNASEWLAETPDTDAAAFTRMFSVHMLAPYLINLHCADLLQRSSPADIVHISDDVTRRGSSKHIGYCASKAGLDSLTLSFAARYAPAIKVNGIAPALLLFNPEDDVAYRAKALAKSALGIEPGCEVIYQSLRYLLDNPYVTGTTLTVNGGRHIK, from the coding sequence ATGACTTATTCCGCAGCCCCTGTCCTCATTACCGGCGCCGGCCAGCGTGTCGGCCTGCATTGCGCCCGGCGATTGCTGGAAGATGGCCATCGGGTGATTTTCAGCTACCGCAGCGAACGCCCCGGCGTACAAGCCCTGCGCGACCTGGGGGCCACCGCGGTGTTCGCGGACTTCGCCAGCGAAACCGGGATCCTCGCCTTCATCAGCGAACTGAAAACCCACACCGACTGTTTGCGGGCGATTGTCCACAACGCCTCCGAATGGCTGGCTGAAACGCCGGACACCGACGCTGCGGCATTCACCCGCATGTTCAGCGTGCACATGCTGGCGCCCTACCTGATCAACCTGCATTGCGCCGACCTGCTGCAACGCTCGAGCCCTGCCGACATCGTGCACATCAGCGATGACGTGACCCGCAGGGGCAGCAGCAAACACATCGGCTATTGCGCCAGTAAAGCCGGGCTCGACAGCCTGACCCTGTCCTTCGCCGCCAGGTACGCGCCGGCCATCAAGGTCAACGGGATCGCGCCGGCCCTGCTACTGTTCAACCCTGAAGACGATGTGGCCTACCGTGCCAAGGCGCTGGCCAAGTCCGCGCTGGGCATCGAACCCGGCTGCGAAGTTATCTACCAGAGCCTGCGTTATCTGCTCGACAACCCTTATGTCACCGGCACCACCCTGACCGTCAATGGCGGAAGGCACATCAAATAG
- a CDS encoding glycosyltransferase family 1 protein, producing the protein MAPVDTGVMTTALHITLITETFPPEINGVANTLGRLCDGLRARGHQVELVRPRQGCDQQLSSDDELLLCRGWPLPGYPGLQWGQSSMHKLLRRWTRHRPDVLYIATEGPLGLSALRAARRLGISVVSGFHTNFQQYSNQYGLGLLTRLLTHYLRWFHNRSTMTLVPSVSQRLELERRQFERLALLSRGVDSELFHPVKRLNALREQWGLAEADIAVIHVGRLAQEKNLGLLKRTFNTLKASYPQRTLKLIVVGDGPQRQELENEIPEAIFCGTQRGEALACHYASGDVFLFPSLTETFGNVVLEALASGLGVVAYDQAAAAQHIRHGYNGVLAMPGDEEAFCDAAAWLLEEREALRNVRLNARQHASRQGWATIIEQFEGQLRGACAGEMVVPNAPTVP; encoded by the coding sequence ATGGCCCCGGTCGACACTGGGGTCATGACGACAGCTCTGCATATCACCCTGATCACCGAAACCTTCCCACCGGAAATCAACGGCGTGGCCAATACCCTGGGTCGCTTGTGCGACGGTTTGCGCGCGCGCGGGCATCAAGTGGAGCTGGTGCGGCCGCGTCAGGGCTGCGACCAGCAATTGAGCAGCGATGATGAGTTGCTGTTGTGCCGGGGCTGGCCGCTTCCGGGTTACCCCGGTTTGCAATGGGGCCAATCGTCGATGCACAAACTGCTGCGACGCTGGACGCGTCACCGCCCGGATGTGCTCTACATCGCCACCGAGGGTCCGCTAGGTTTGTCAGCGTTGCGTGCGGCAAGGCGACTGGGGATTTCAGTGGTCAGCGGTTTCCACACCAATTTCCAGCAGTACTCCAACCAGTACGGGCTTGGTTTGCTCACGCGCCTGCTGACTCACTACCTGCGCTGGTTCCACAATCGCTCGACCATGACCCTGGTGCCCAGCGTCAGCCAGCGCCTGGAACTGGAGCGACGTCAGTTCGAGCGACTGGCGTTGCTGTCCCGTGGGGTCGACAGCGAATTGTTTCACCCGGTCAAACGCTTGAATGCCCTGCGCGAGCAATGGGGGCTGGCCGAGGCAGACATCGCCGTGATTCACGTCGGACGCCTGGCCCAGGAAAAAAACCTTGGCCTGCTCAAGCGCACCTTCAATACCCTCAAGGCGAGTTATCCCCAGCGCACGCTGAAACTGATCGTGGTCGGCGATGGCCCGCAGCGCCAGGAACTGGAAAACGAAATACCCGAGGCGATTTTTTGCGGCACGCAACGGGGTGAAGCCCTGGCGTGTCACTACGCGTCGGGCGACGTGTTTCTGTTTCCGAGCCTGACCGAAACCTTCGGTAACGTGGTACTTGAAGCACTTGCCTCGGGGCTTGGCGTGGTGGCCTACGACCAGGCGGCGGCCGCCCAGCATATTCGTCATGGCTACAACGGCGTGCTGGCGATGCCGGGAGATGAAGAAGCGTTCTGCGATGCAGCGGCATGGCTGCTGGAGGAAAGGGAAGCCTTGCGCAATGTGCGCCTCAATGCGCGCCAGCACGCCAGTCGCCAGGGTTGGGCGACGATCATCGAGCAGTTCGAGGGACAGTTGCGCGGGGCGTGTGCCGGGGAGATGGTGGTGCCGAATGCACCGACTGTTCCCTGA
- a CDS encoding aspartate aminotransferase family protein encodes MRSETISQSINIVHPVTLSHGKNAEVWDTDGKRYIDFVGGIGVLNLGHCHPRIVEAIREQATRLTHYAFNAAPHVPYLELMDRLSAFMPVGYPVSGMLTNSGAEAAENALKIVRGATGRSAVIAFDGAFHGRTLATLNLNGKVAPYKQKVGVLPGPVFHLPFPSHDNGVTCAEALKAMERLFSVEIDVEDVACFIVEPVQGEAGFLALDVEFAQVLRKFCDDKGIVLIADEIQSGFGRTGQRFAFSRLGIEPDLILLGKSIAGGVPLGAVVGRKSLLDNLPKGGLGGTYSGNPIACAAALATLDEMTDANLHAWGAQQEEAIVGRHATWRANNLTPYLGRLTGVGAMRGIELINADGSPAPAQLTQLLALARDAGLLLMPSGKSRHIIRLLVPLTVEATVLEEGLDILEACLAKLT; translated from the coding sequence ATGCGCAGCGAAACCATCAGCCAGTCGATCAACATCGTTCACCCCGTCACGCTCAGCCACGGCAAAAACGCCGAGGTCTGGGACACCGATGGCAAACGCTACATCGACTTTGTCGGCGGCATCGGCGTGCTGAACCTCGGCCATTGCCATCCGCGCATCGTCGAGGCCATTCGCGAACAGGCCACCCGGCTGACCCACTACGCGTTCAACGCAGCCCCCCATGTGCCTTACCTCGAACTGATGGATCGTCTCAGTGCGTTCATGCCAGTGGGTTACCCGGTCAGCGGCATGCTCACCAACAGCGGCGCGGAAGCGGCGGAAAACGCCCTGAAGATCGTCCGTGGCGCCACCGGCCGCAGCGCGGTCATCGCCTTCGACGGCGCTTTCCACGGCCGCACACTGGCCACCCTCAACCTCAATGGCAAAGTCGCGCCGTACAAACAGAAGGTCGGCGTGCTGCCGGGGCCGGTGTTTCACCTGCCCTTCCCCAGCCATGACAACGGCGTCACCTGTGCCGAGGCCCTCAAAGCCATGGAGCGCCTGTTCAGCGTCGAGATTGATGTCGAAGACGTCGCCTGCTTTATCGTCGAGCCGGTGCAGGGCGAAGCGGGTTTCCTGGCCTTGGACGTCGAGTTCGCCCAGGTGCTGCGCAAGTTCTGCGACGACAAGGGCATCGTGTTGATCGCCGATGAAATCCAGTCCGGTTTCGGCCGAACCGGCCAGCGCTTTGCGTTCTCGCGACTCGGGATCGAGCCGGACCTGATCCTGCTCGGCAAAAGTATCGCCGGCGGTGTGCCGCTGGGTGCGGTGGTCGGGCGCAAGTCACTGCTCGACAACTTGCCCAAGGGCGGACTCGGTGGCACTTACTCCGGCAATCCCATCGCCTGCGCAGCTGCCCTGGCAACCCTGGACGAAATGACCGATGCCAACCTGCATGCCTGGGGCGCCCAACAGGAAGAAGCGATTGTCGGCCGCCATGCAACCTGGCGCGCGAACAACCTGACGCCGTACCTGGGACGCCTGACCGGTGTCGGCGCCATGCGTGGTATCGAGTTGATCAACGCCGATGGCTCGCCCGCCCCGGCACAATTGACCCAACTGCTGGCGCTGGCGCGGGATGCAGGTTTGCTGCTGATGCCCAGCGGCAAGTCGCGGCACATCATTCGCTTGCTGGTGCCGTTGACCGTCGAGGCGACGGTATTGGAGGAAGGGCTGGATATCCTTGAAGCGTGCCTGGCAAAACTGACCTGA
- a CDS encoding antibiotic biosynthesis monooxygenase, producing the protein MSTPPVTLMVARRVANGRYQDLIAWLREGEQLATDFPGYLGSGVLAPPPEDDEFQIIFRFADEQTLHVWEHSASRTAWLARGSDLFAHPTEHRVSGIEGWFGAVGQRPPRWKQAVAIWLAFFPVSLLFNFVLGPLLSDMSLLPRVFISTLCLTPLMVYLFIPLSTRLLAGWLNSTPVRPLRAEPSTQNH; encoded by the coding sequence ATGTCTACCCCCCCCGTCACGCTGATGGTTGCGCGCCGCGTTGCCAATGGACGTTACCAGGACCTGATTGCCTGGTTGCGCGAAGGCGAACAACTGGCCACGGATTTTCCCGGCTATCTCGGCTCCGGTGTGCTCGCTCCGCCGCCCGAGGACGACGAATTCCAGATCATTTTCCGCTTCGCCGACGAACAGACCCTGCACGTATGGGAGCATTCGGCGTCGCGCACTGCCTGGCTGGCACGTGGCAGCGACCTGTTCGCCCACCCGACCGAACATCGGGTCAGCGGCATCGAGGGTTGGTTTGGTGCCGTCGGTCAACGCCCGCCGCGCTGGAAACAGGCCGTGGCGATCTGGCTGGCGTTCTTTCCGGTCTCGCTGCTGTTCAACTTTGTGCTGGGGCCGCTGTTGAGTGACATGAGCCTGCTGCCACGGGTGTTCATCAGCACCCTTTGCCTGACGCCGCTAATGGTCTACCTGTTCATTCCGTTGTCGACCCGTTTGCTGGCCGGCTGGCTGAACAGCACGCCGGTACGCCCATTGCGTGCCGAACCCTCCACTCAGAATCATTGA
- a CDS encoding NADH:flavin oxidoreductase, protein MPVKALFKPFHLGTLELPTRVVMAPMTRSFSPGGVPNSKVIEYYRRRAAAGVGLIITEGTTVGHKASNGYPNVPHFYGEAALAGWKKVVDAVHAEGGKIVPQLWHVGSVRRIGTEPDASVPGYGPSEKVKEGQVVVHGMTRQDIQDVIAAFAQAAKDAQSIGMDGVEIHGAHGYLVDQFFWEGSNQRTDEYGGSLANRSRFAIELIQAVRAAVGEGFPIIFRFSQWKQQDYTARLVQTPEALGEFLKPLADAGVDIFHCSTRRFWEPEFDGSELNLAGWTRQLTGKPTITVGSVGLDGEFLQFMVNTDKVAQPASLEKLLERLNNDEFDLVAVGRALLVDPDWAQKVRDGREEDILPFSREALMTLV, encoded by the coding sequence ATGCCCGTCAAAGCCCTGTTCAAACCGTTCCACCTCGGCACCCTCGAACTACCGACCCGCGTCGTCATGGCGCCGATGACCCGCTCCTTTTCCCCGGGCGGCGTGCCAAATTCCAAAGTGATCGAATACTACCGTCGTCGCGCCGCTGCGGGAGTCGGCCTGATCATCACCGAAGGCACCACCGTCGGTCACAAGGCTTCCAACGGCTACCCGAACGTTCCGCATTTCTACGGTGAAGCGGCCCTGGCCGGCTGGAAGAAAGTCGTCGACGCCGTTCACGCCGAAGGCGGCAAGATCGTTCCGCAGCTGTGGCATGTGGGCAGCGTGCGCCGGATCGGCACCGAGCCGGACGCCAGCGTGCCGGGTTATGGCCCGTCGGAAAAAGTGAAGGAAGGTCAGGTCGTGGTGCACGGCATGACCAGACAAGACATCCAGGACGTGATCGCCGCGTTCGCCCAGGCCGCCAAGGATGCCCAGAGCATCGGCATGGATGGCGTGGAAATCCACGGTGCCCACGGTTATCTGGTGGACCAGTTCTTCTGGGAAGGCAGCAACCAGCGTACCGACGAGTACGGCGGCAGCCTGGCCAACCGTTCGCGCTTCGCCATTGAATTGATTCAGGCCGTGCGTGCCGCGGTCGGTGAAGGTTTCCCGATCATCTTCCGTTTCTCCCAGTGGAAGCAGCAGGACTACACCGCACGTCTGGTGCAAACCCCGGAAGCCTTGGGCGAGTTCCTCAAGCCGTTGGCCGACGCGGGCGTGGATATTTTCCACTGTTCGACCCGCCGCTTCTGGGAGCCGGAGTTCGACGGTTCCGAGCTGAACCTGGCCGGCTGGACCCGCCAACTCACCGGCAAGCCAACCATCACCGTGGGCAGTGTCGGCCTGGACGGCGAGTTCCTGCAGTTCATGGTCAATACCGACAAGGTCGCGCAGCCGGCCAGTCTGGAGAAACTGCTGGAGCGTTTGAACAACGATGAGTTCGACCTGGTGGCGGTCGGTCGTGCGTTGCTGGTGGACCCGGACTGGGCGCAGAAAGTGCGCGACGGTCGTGAGGAAGACATTCTGCCGTTCAGCCGTGAGGCGTTGATGACGCTGGTTTAA
- a CDS encoding peptidylprolyl isomerase yields the protein MLIAANKAVSIDYTLTNDAGEVIDSSAGGAPLVYLQGAGNIIPGLEKALEGKAVGDELTVAVEPEDAYGEYAAELVSTLSRSMFEGVDELEVGMQFHASAPDGQMQIVTIRDLDGDDVTVDGNHPLAGQRLNFQVKIIDIRDASQEEIAHGHVHGEGGHHH from the coding sequence ATGCTGATCGCCGCCAATAAGGCTGTCTCCATCGACTATACCCTGACCAACGACGCTGGTGAGGTCATCGACAGCTCCGCCGGCGGCGCGCCGCTGGTCTACCTGCAAGGCGCAGGCAACATCATCCCGGGCCTGGAAAAGGCTCTGGAAGGCAAGGCTGTCGGCGACGAGCTGACCGTAGCCGTTGAACCGGAAGACGCTTACGGCGAATACGCTGCCGAACTGGTCAGCACCCTGAGCCGCAGCATGTTCGAAGGCGTCGACGAGCTGGAAGTGGGCATGCAGTTCCACGCCTCCGCTCCGGACGGCCAGATGCAGATCGTGACCATCCGTGATCTGGACGGCGACGACGTCACCGTTGACGGCAACCACCCGTTGGCCGGTCAGCGCCTGAATTTCCAGGTCAAGATCATCGACATCCGTGACGCCAGCCAGGAAGAAATCGCGCATGGCCACGTCCATGGCGAAGGTGGCCATCACCACTGA
- the folX gene encoding dihydroneopterin triphosphate 2'-epimerase produces the protein MPQLQPGMARIRVKDLCLRTFIGINEDEILNKQDVLINLTILYAAQEAVRDNDIDHALNYRTITKAIIAHVEGNRFALLERLTQEILDLVMANASVLYAEVEVDKPHALRFAESVSITLAASR, from the coding sequence ATGCCACAACTTCAGCCAGGCATGGCACGCATCCGGGTCAAAGACCTGTGCCTGCGTACCTTCATCGGCATCAACGAGGATGAAATCCTCAACAAGCAGGATGTGCTGATCAACCTCACCATTCTGTACGCAGCCCAGGAAGCGGTACGGGACAACGACATCGATCACGCGTTGAACTACCGGACCATTACCAAAGCAATCATCGCCCATGTGGAAGGCAACCGCTTTGCCCTGCTCGAACGCCTGACCCAGGAAATTCTCGATCTGGTGATGGCCAACGCATCGGTGCTGTACGCCGAGGTCGAGGTCGACAAGCCCCACGCGCTGCGATTCGCCGAGTCGGTGTCGATTACGCTTGCAGCGAGCCGCTAG
- the cysZ gene encoding sulfate transporter CysZ has protein sequence MPAPVLSGPQYLREGLKLVLSPSLRLFVLLPLAINLVLFVGLIYLASHQFSLWVDTLMPSLPDWLSFLSYILWPLFVMLVVFMVFFTFTMLANVIAAPFNGFLAEKVEVVVRGTDDFPAFSWGELIAMIPRTLAREMRKLGYFLPRAIGLFILSFIPVVNIIAAPLWLLFGVWMMAIQYIDYPADNHKLGWNEMLAWLRQKRWQSMSFGGSVYLVLLIPVVNILMMPAAVAGATLFWVRERGAENLVTQR, from the coding sequence ATGCCCGCCCCTGTTCTGTCCGGCCCGCAATACCTGCGCGAAGGCCTCAAGCTGGTGCTGAGCCCCAGCCTGCGTTTGTTTGTGTTGTTGCCGCTTGCAATCAACCTGGTACTGTTCGTCGGATTGATCTACCTGGCCAGTCATCAATTCAGCCTGTGGGTCGACACCTTGATGCCGTCCCTGCCCGACTGGCTGAGTTTTCTCAGCTACATCCTCTGGCCATTGTTCGTGATGCTGGTGGTGTTTATGGTGTTCTTCACCTTCACCATGCTCGCCAACGTGATTGCCGCGCCGTTCAATGGCTTCCTCGCGGAGAAAGTCGAAGTGGTGGTGCGCGGCACCGATGACTTCCCGGCCTTCAGCTGGGGCGAGCTGATCGCCATGATCCCGCGCACCCTGGCCCGGGAGATGCGCAAGCTCGGCTACTTTCTGCCCCGGGCCATCGGGCTGTTCATCCTCTCGTTCATCCCGGTGGTGAACATCATCGCCGCACCGCTGTGGCTGTTGTTCGGGGTGTGGATGATGGCGATCCAGTACATCGACTACCCGGCGGACAACCACAAGCTGGGCTGGAACGAAATGCTCGCCTGGCTGCGGCAGAAGCGCTGGCAGAGCATGAGTTTTGGCGGCAGCGTGTACCTGGTGCTGCTGATTCCGGTGGTCAACATCCTGATGATGCCGGCGGCCGTGGCCGGGGCGACGTTGTTTTGGGTGCGTGAACGCGGCGCGGAAAACCTGGTGACGCAGCGCTGA
- a CDS encoding MerR family transcriptional regulator, whose translation MPMLTDVASGSTQAVALEQEELFPIREVARLTGVNPVTLRAWERRYGLIVPTRTDSGHRLYSMSDIERVHSILGWIERGVAVSRIGKILARTEPLQTLSHIIPNHLVEADYAQWRQQVLAVVNGFDDIRLEQVYGQIFSSYSLPVVFQDILIPIWKQLLQRQDQFGGTSEWLFLDGFLRSRVAQRLLLMREKQARRVVICALDSNCRELELLVAALFLSSGPSAVRVLNMGQPFEELALMCDRIKPLALVLFSNHAPAPELPRRLNRLAMSLECRLLLAGDACDLAQESLAGSSIGCLGNEGEVMSQRLKQFLAGTLDT comes from the coding sequence ATGCCCATGCTTACAGACGTCGCATCAGGCTCCACGCAGGCCGTCGCTCTCGAACAGGAAGAACTCTTTCCCATTCGCGAGGTGGCGCGACTGACAGGTGTCAACCCGGTCACTCTTCGAGCCTGGGAACGACGATATGGCCTGATTGTTCCAACACGCACCGATAGTGGGCATCGCTTGTATTCGATGTCCGATATCGAGCGTGTCCACAGCATCCTCGGCTGGATCGAGCGCGGGGTTGCCGTCAGCAGGATCGGCAAGATCCTGGCCAGGACCGAGCCGCTCCAGACGTTGTCGCACATCATCCCCAACCACCTCGTGGAAGCCGATTACGCGCAGTGGCGGCAGCAGGTGCTTGCTGTGGTCAACGGGTTTGACGACATTCGACTGGAGCAGGTCTACGGGCAAATCTTTTCCAGCTACTCCCTGCCGGTGGTGTTCCAGGACATTCTGATTCCCATCTGGAAGCAGTTGTTGCAACGCCAGGACCAGTTCGGCGGCACCAGCGAGTGGCTGTTCCTGGATGGTTTTCTGCGTTCCCGGGTGGCGCAGCGTCTGTTGTTGATGCGCGAAAAACAGGCGCGTCGCGTGGTCATCTGCGCTCTGGATAGCAATTGCCGGGAACTGGAACTGCTGGTCGCCGCCCTGTTCCTGAGTTCCGGGCCATCGGCCGTTCGCGTATTGAACATGGGCCAGCCATTCGAGGAGCTGGCGCTGATGTGTGACAGGATCAAGCCCCTGGCACTGGTGCTGTTTTCAAATCATGCGCCGGCTCCCGAGTTGCCGCGGCGCCTGAATCGTCTGGCCATGAGTCTGGAGTGCCGATTGTTGTTGGCCGGCGATGCTTGTGACCTGGCACAGGAGAGCCTGGCCGGGTCATCGATCGGTTGCCTGGGCAATGAAGGGGAAGTCATGAGCCAGCGTCTGAAACAGTTCCTGGCGGGTACTCTGGATACTTGA
- a CDS encoding glutathione peroxidase produces the protein MSAFHDLKLTALDGQELPLAPFKGQVVLVVNVASKCGLTPQYAALENLYQQYKGKGFSVLGLPCNQFAGQEPGTEQEIKDFCSLNYGVTFPLSSKLEVNGHERHQLYRLLAGEGAEFPGDITWNFEKFLLGKDGRVLARFSPRTAPDDPTIVHAIEKALS, from the coding sequence ATGAGTGCTTTTCACGACCTTAAATTGACAGCCCTGGATGGACAGGAGCTACCTCTGGCGCCTTTCAAAGGCCAAGTCGTACTGGTGGTCAACGTCGCCTCCAAATGCGGCTTGACCCCGCAGTACGCGGCGCTGGAAAACCTCTACCAGCAATACAAGGGCAAAGGCTTCAGCGTGCTGGGCTTGCCGTGCAACCAGTTTGCCGGGCAGGAACCGGGTACCGAACAAGAGATCAAGGATTTCTGCAGCCTCAACTATGGCGTGACCTTTCCGTTGTCCAGCAAGCTGGAAGTCAACGGGCATGAACGTCATCAGTTGTACCGCTTGCTGGCGGGCGAGGGCGCGGAATTTCCCGGCGACATCACCTGGAACTTCGAGAAGTTCCTGCTGGGCAAGGACGGCCGTGTGCTGGCTCGGTTCTCGCCGCGTACGGCGCCGGATGATCCGACCATCGTTCACGCGATTGAAAAAGCGCTGAGTTAA
- the folE gene encoding GTP cyclohydrolase I FolE — MTLSLPQNYREILIGLGENPDREGLLDTPKRAAKAMQYLCHGYEQSVEEIVNGALFASDNDEMVIVDNIELYSLCEHHLLPFIGKAHVAYIPTGKVLGLSKIARLVDMFARRLQIQENLTRQIADAVQQVTGAAGVAVVIEAQHMCMMMRGVEKQNSTMNTSVMLGAFRESSNTRQEFLQLIGRSK, encoded by the coding sequence ATGACGTTATCCCTGCCCCAGAATTATCGAGAGATCCTCATCGGCCTCGGTGAAAACCCCGATCGCGAGGGTTTGCTCGACACGCCGAAGCGCGCAGCCAAGGCCATGCAGTACCTTTGCCATGGTTATGAGCAAAGTGTCGAAGAGATCGTCAATGGCGCGCTGTTCGCCTCCGACAATGATGAAATGGTGATCGTCGACAACATCGAGCTGTACTCGCTGTGCGAACACCACTTGCTGCCCTTCATCGGCAAGGCGCATGTGGCTTATATTCCAACCGGCAAGGTGCTTGGCCTGTCGAAGATTGCACGGCTGGTGGACATGTTCGCCCGGCGCCTGCAAATCCAGGAAAACCTCACCCGGCAAATCGCCGACGCGGTGCAGCAAGTGACCGGCGCGGCCGGCGTCGCGGTGGTCATCGAAGCGCAGCACATGTGCATGATGATGCGCGGCGTCGAGAAACAGAATTCGACCATGAACACCTCGGTAATGCTCGGCGCCTTCCGCGAGTCGAGCAATACCCGCCAGGAGTTCCTGCAATTGATTGGACGGAGCAAGTAG
- a CDS encoding DUF1244 domain-containing protein: MTDQQRLELEAAAFRRLVAHLDSRKDVQNIDLMNLSGFCRNCLSKWYKAAADDRQIEVSLDEAREVVYGMPYAEWKAQYQQEASADQQAAFAKGKPNE, translated from the coding sequence ATGACCGATCAACAACGCCTGGAACTCGAAGCCGCCGCCTTTCGCCGGCTGGTGGCCCATCTGGACAGCCGCAAGGATGTACAGAACATCGACCTGATGAACCTCTCGGGTTTTTGCCGCAACTGCCTGTCCAAGTGGTACAAGGCGGCGGCCGACGACCGTCAGATCGAGGTCAGCCTCGATGAAGCCCGCGAAGTGGTTTACGGCATGCCGTACGCCGAATGGAAAGCCCAATATCAGCAAGAAGCCAGCGCCGACCAGCAAGCGGCGTTCGCCAAAGGAAAACCCAATGAGTGA
- the trxB gene encoding thioredoxin-disulfide reductase: MSEVRHSRVIILGSGPAGYSAAVYAARANLKPLLITGMQAGGQLTTTTEVDNWPGDVHGLTGPALMERMREHAERFETEIVFDHINAVDFAAKPYTLTGDSATYTCDALIIATGASARYLGLPSEETFMGKGVSACATCDGFFYRNKPVAVVGGGNTAVEEALYLANIASKVTLIHRRETFRAEKILIDKLNARVAEGKIELKLNATLDEVLGDNMGVTGARLKNNDGSFDEVKVDGVFIAIGHTPNTSLFEGQLTLKDGYLVVQGGRDGNATATNLEGIFAAGDVADHVYRQAITSAGAGCMAALDAERYLDDLQNA; the protein is encoded by the coding sequence ATGTCTGAAGTCCGTCATTCGCGAGTGATTATTCTCGGTTCCGGCCCTGCCGGTTACAGCGCTGCGGTCTATGCCGCCCGTGCCAACCTCAAGCCACTGCTGATCACCGGCATGCAGGCCGGCGGTCAACTGACCACCACCACCGAAGTCGACAACTGGCCGGGCGACGTCCACGGCCTGACCGGCCCGGCGCTGATGGAGCGGATGCGCGAGCACGCCGAGCGCTTTGAAACCGAGATCGTGTTCGATCACATCAATGCCGTCGACTTCGCTGCCAAGCCGTACACCCTGACCGGCGACAGCGCGACTTACACCTGCGATGCCCTGATCATTGCCACCGGTGCCAGCGCTCGCTACCTGGGCCTGCCGTCCGAAGAAACCTTCATGGGCAAAGGCGTTTCGGCCTGCGCGACCTGCGACGGTTTCTTCTACCGCAACAAGCCTGTGGCTGTGGTCGGCGGCGGCAACACCGCTGTCGAAGAAGCCCTGTACCTGGCCAACATCGCCAGCAAGGTGACCCTGATCCACCGTCGCGAGACCTTCCGCGCCGAGAAGATCCTGATCGACAAGCTGAACGCCCGTGTTGCCGAAGGCAAGATCGAGCTGAAGCTGAACGCGACCCTGGACGAAGTGCTGGGCGACAACATGGGCGTGACCGGTGCCCGCCTGAAGAACAACGACGGCAGCTTCGACGAAGTGAAAGTCGACGGCGTGTTCATCGCCATCGGCCACACACCGAACACTTCGCTGTTCGAAGGCCAGTTGACCCTGAAAGACGGCTACCTGGTTGTGCAGGGCGGCCGCGACGGCAACGCCACTGCCACCAACCTCGAAGGTATCTTCGCCGCCGGTGACGTGGCTGACCACGTGTACCGTCAGGCCATCACCTCCGCTGGCGCCGGTTGCATGGCGGCACTGGATGCCGAGCGTTACCTGGACGATCTGCAGAACGCTTGA
- a CDS encoding HopJ type III effector protein: MSDLNTLRASLKTGEHAFADTLAFIAAGYDYQPQAFNNGGVENAAGQNEGSCKTLGLALLEGLSDEEALLAFGEHYRSVVATPEGSDHGNIRALIAHGLAGVKFTQQPLTRR; encoded by the coding sequence ATGAGTGATTTGAACACCCTGCGCGCCAGCCTCAAGACCGGCGAACACGCCTTCGCCGACACCCTGGCGTTCATTGCCGCCGGTTACGACTACCAGCCTCAGGCCTTCAACAACGGTGGCGTGGAAAACGCGGCCGGGCAGAACGAAGGCTCGTGCAAGACCCTGGGTCTGGCGCTGCTCGAAGGCTTGAGCGATGAAGAAGCACTGCTGGCTTTCGGCGAGCATTACCGTTCGGTTGTTGCCACACCTGAAGGCAGCGATCACGGCAACATCCGCGCGTTGATTGCCCATGGACTGGCTGGTGTGAAATTCACTCAGCAGCCGCTGACCCGCCGCTGA